Part of the Candidatus Methanogranum gryphiswaldense genome, GATCACACTTGCAGAGATGGACGTCTATGCTAAGGATTACGCATCACAGGCATGCAAGAACTCTCGCGCGCTGGGACAAGCGTTGTACGAACTTGGTGTACCGGTACTCTGTCCTGATTTGGGATTCACAAGGTCTCATGCGATAGCAGTTGACGTATCTCAGTTCGGGGGCGGCAAGGATTGTGCAAAGGCCCTTGAGGATGCAAATATAATCTGCAATAAGAACATGCTTCCATGGGATACAAGTTCTGTGAAGCCTTCTGGATTGAGATTGGGATCACAAGAGATGACACGTCTGGGAATGAAAGAGAGCGAGATGAAACAAGTGGCGGAGTTCATCGCGCGCGTCGTTGCCAAGAAAGAGGACCCGAAGAAGGTCGCAAAGGATGTAAAGGCATTCAAGAAGGATTTCTCAACGATCCAATATTGCTTCAATTCGGGAGAGCCTGCGTACGAGTATCACAAGCTTGTTGATTGAATAGGGTCAAACTATATTTGGGGTGCAGGTCTTATTTTAGATCGCCCCCATTTAACCTTTTTCCTAAATTATTTTGATACCTAATTCGTTGTAACAGTTACCTGGAATATGCAACTCCCAGGCGGGTCCAAGATTACTTTTTATTGGTTGTTTAGGAATACCTTAAATATATGATAATTGTACATTAGATAATGAGTTCAGGCAATCGTGAGGACTATCTTATAAGTATTCTTAGGCTCACTGAGGGCGAAAGGGCCGCTAAGACCACAGAGTTGGCAAACTTCATGGGAATATCTCCAGCCAGTGTTACTGAGATGTTGAAGATCCTTTCGGTCGATGGATATGTTGAGTACGAGAAGTACAAAGGCGTGAAGCTTACTGAATCAGGACTCAATTATGCAAGGCAGATCAGAAAGAAGCATCACGTAATGGAGAATTTCCTTATGAACGTTCTCAATGTGGATCATCAAACGGCACACGAGGAGGCTTGTAAGATGGAACATGCAATTTCCGAGGATTCGATGTTGAGGCTGTGTCAGATGGTGGGCACTCCTGTTGACAGTGATTGTAAGAGTTGTGGAAGTCCCTGTAAAGCGGCATGTTCAGGTAAAATTGCGATCGAGACACTTGATCAGATGATATCTGGGGATCATGGCACGATCTCACATCTCAAGAGTGACAATTCCGACACAGTAAGAAGGCTGATCTCTATGGGGTTTGTACCTGGAAGAGCAATATCTGTTGAAGGCAGAATTTCTGAAAGGGGTCCAAGGATAGTCGGCATCGGTGATTCGACCATCGCGCTCGATGTCGATCTGGCTTCGGCCATATATGTGGACGTGGAAGATTAATGGTATCTGATATTGTTCAGGTGGCTCTGATCGGGCAACCTAATGTAGGTAAGTCTGCACTTTTTGCGAGGATGACAGGAGTAGGAGTAATATCCTCGAATTATTCTGGTACAACAGTAGAATTCGAAGAGGCTCACATCACAAGGAATGGTGTGACCGTAAATGTTCATGACCTTCCTGGGATCTACAGTCTTTCTAAGAATTCTCTTGACGAGGATGCCGCGATAAAGATGTTGGCAGATCCTGACAATGATGCGATAATCATAGTCGCCGATGCTACCAATCTTGAAAGCAGTATAGTCCTTTGTTTTGAGGTTCTTGAATTAGGACTTCCATCGATATTGGCGCTGAATAAGATCGATGCTGCGAAAAACAAATACGACATCGACACGGTCGCGCTATCGAAATCTTTGGGGATAACCGTAATTCCAGTTTCAGCCAGGACATCGGAAGGTGTAGACGCATTGGTGGACGCAGTATGTGCAGGAAAGGCCAGTGCACCTAATTTTAGGGTCAATTACAGTAAGAATATAGAGGTGGCAGCGAGCTCACTTGCAGAGGTCATTCCCGAGG contains:
- a CDS encoding metal-dependent transcriptional regulator, which gives rise to MSSGNREDYLISILRLTEGERAAKTTELANFMGISPASVTEMLKILSVDGYVEYEKYKGVKLTESGLNYARQIRKKHHVMENFLMNVLNVDHQTAHEEACKMEHAISEDSMLRLCQMVGTPVDSDCKSCGSPCKAACSGKIAIETLDQMISGDHGTISHLKSDNSDTVRRLISMGFVPGRAISVEGRISERGPRIVGIGDSTIALDVDLASAIYVDVED